In the genome of Helicovermis profundi, the window GTAAGTTGAGGCGGAATCCTTCCGTTATCATAAGGATAGGTATCGATTAATTTCCGTACTGATTAGAGTTATAAAAAAGGGTGGTACCGCGGATAATTCGCCCCTTATTTTTAGGGTTGATTACACAATAAGTTGAAAAAGTTCTTAATCTAAAAAGATTAAGGGCTTTTTTTTATTTTATTTTTCATATTTATACATATAGGTGTATAAATAAACGAAAGTGAGGGGTTATATTATGAAAGAAAAAGTTGTATTAGCATATTCAGGTGGACTTGATACTTCAGTGATATTAAAATGGTTAGAGGTAGAAAAAGGTTATGATGTTATTGCAGTATGTGTAGATGTAGGTCAAAAAGAAGAATATTCTGATATATGGAAAAAAGCACTTAAAACTGGTGCAAAAAAAGCTTATATTGTTGATGTTAAAGAAGAATTCGTTAAAAATTACCTATATAAGGGAATAAAAGCGGGTGCAATTTATGAAGATGATTACTTACTTGGAACTTCATTTGCAAGACCTCTAATAGCTAAAAAACTTGTAGAAATAGCTAAAATAGAGGGTGCTAGTGCTATTGCTCATGGAGCTACAGGAAAAGGTAATGATCAAGTGAGATTTGAAGCTGGAATAAAAGCTTTATCTCCAGAATTAAAAATTATTGCTCCGTGGAGAGAATGGAATTTAAAATCAAGAGAGGATTGTATTGAATATGCTAAGGAAAACAATATTAGTCTTACTGTAACAAAAAAGAATATTTATTCAAGAGATGAGAATTTATGGCATATCTCTCATGAAGGAGGAAATTTAGAAGATCCTTGGAATATTCATAGTGAAGATGTCTACAAATGGTGTGTATCTCCTGAAAAAGGGCAAGATGAAGTTGAAGAGATTTCCTTAACTTTTGAATCAGGACTTCCAATAAAAATAAATGGTATTTCTTACAGTCCGGTAGATCTTATTTATAAACTAAATGAAATTGGTTCAAAACATGGTGTAGGAATTATTGATATTGTAGAAAATAGATTAGTAGGTATGAAATCAAGAGGTGTATATGAAACTCCTGGTGGAACTATAATTTATGAAGCCCATAAATCATTAGAAAAACTTGTTTTAGATAGACAAACACTTTCTTTTAAAAAACAAGTATCTCAGAAATATGCAGATCTAGTATATGATGGATTATGGTTTTCACCCCTTAAGGAAGCTATAGATTCATTTATTGATTCAACTCAGGAGAACGTTACTGGTGAAGTTAAATTAAAACTATATAAGGGAAAATGCACATCAATTGCGACAAAATCAATGTATTCATTATATTCAGAGGAATATGTTACATTTGGTGAAGATGAAGTATATAATCAAAAAGACGCTGAGGGATTTATTAATTTATTTACTCTTCCATTAAAAATAAAAGCAATATTAAATAATAATCTTAATGAAAATAAAACTAATGAAATAGAGTTTGACAATATGTATATGTATGATAGTGAAACTTTAGTTGATTTTATTAAAGAAGATTTAGATGAAAAAATGTTTTCAAAATCAAAGGCTGCAATATGAAAATGTGGGGAGGAAGGTTCAGCGAAGAAAGTTCAAATTTATTAGAAATTTTTAATGAATCAATTTCATTTGATAAAGAAATGTATAAAGAAGATATTGAAGGATCTATTGCTCATGCTAAAATGTTAAATAAAATTGGTATATTTAATGAAAAAGAGCTTAGCCTAGTAGTAAATGCCTTAGATAAAATTAAGGATGAAATTTTACTTGGAAAAACTAAGTTTTCTACAAAGCTCGAAGATATTCATATGAATATAGAATATTTGCTTACAAAAGAAGTAGGTGAACTTGGTAAGAAACTTCATACGGCAAGAAGTAGAAATGATCAAGTAGCATTAGATGTAAAAATGTATACTAGAAAACAAACTGAAATGATAATAAAAAAAATTATTAAGTTGCAAAAAAAAATAATTAAAATATCAGAGAAAAATTATGATGTTATTTTACCTGGTTATACTCATTTGCAAAGAGCACAGCCAATTACTTTAGCTTTTTATTTTATGACTTACTTCAATATGTTAAAAAGGGATTATGAAAGATTTTCTAATTCTCTTGAAAGATTAGCCACTATGCCACTAGGATCAGGAGCACTCTCAGGAACTCCATATAATTCAGATAGATTTTTTTTATCAAAAGAATTAGGATTTGATATGCCAAGTGAAAATGCTCTTGATTCAGTGAGTGATAGAGATTTTATTGTTGAATTTCAAAGTAATTCCTCGATGCTAATGATGCACCTTAGTAGACTATCTGAGGAAATGATACTTTGGGCATCAAGTGAATTTGCTTTTATAGAAATATCAGATAAATATTCTACGGGAAGTAGTATAATGCCACAAAAAAAGAATCCAGATGCATTTGAACTAATTAGAGGTAAAACTGGAAGAGTATACGGAAATCTTTTTTCTATATTAACAGTTATGAAAGGACTTCCACTTGCATATAATAAAGATATGCAAGAAGATAAAGAAAGTTTATTTGATACAAGTAAAACAATAACAATTGTGCTTGAAGTTCTAGAAGACATGATTTCAGAAATAAAATTTAATAAAGAAAAAATGCTCTCTAGCGTCAAAGATGGATATCTAAATGCAACTGATCTTGCAGACTATTTAGTGACAAAAGGCTTAGAGTTTAGGAATGCACATTCTGTGTCAGGTAATTTAGTGAAATATTCTATAGAAAACAATAAAAGATTAGAAGAATTAACTATTAAAGAATTCAAAAGTATTTCTGAAATAATAGAAGAAGATGTATACGAATATATAAACGTCGAAAAATCAGTTAACAGAAAAATATCTTATGGAGGAAGTGGAAAAAAATCAGTAGAAAAATCAATAGAAAATGCCAAAGAATGGTTAAATAAACTGTATTAGAACTCTAAGGCATCGGATAAAGCTCCTAAAAGGTTAAAATCAAATAATAAAACGAAGCGCCTCACGGCAAAGCCGTTGAAGCGTAGTTTTACTATTTGATTTTTTTTCTTTGCCACTTACCTGTTTTATATATTATATATCCTACTATACAGATTATTAGGTTACTAAGTATCATAGCATACCATACAGAGTTTGTTCCAAGATTTGTATAATTTTTAAAAATAATTATCATTGGTATCCTAAGAGCCCAGAGTCTTCCCATCATCATAATCATAGCTGAAAGCGTATGACCAGAGCCTTGAAAAGTTCCAATTAATATCTGAAAAAATCCCATAAGAGGAATAGAAAGAGTGACTAGTATCAAATAGTATGTTCCTTGAGAAATAACTGAAGGATCACTAGAAAATAATTTTACAATTGGTGAAGCAAAATAAATTAGTATCATTCCACCAAGAACTAAAAAAGCAGTAGTAATTACAGTGCTTGAAAATACAGCTTTTTTTGCTCTTTTAGGGTTATCAGCTCCTAGGTTTTGTCCTACTATTGTTGCAAGTGCGCTACCAATTCCCATTGCAGGCATAAGTATAAGACTATTTATTCTATTTCCAATAGCAAATGCAGTTAGAGTAGCTTCTCCAAATGAAACAATAAAAATATTGAGAACCATAAATCCTACTGCCGTTGTAGATTGACCAATTGATGAAGGTATACCGATTTTAATAATTTTACTTAATAAGGATTTATCAATTAGTAGATGTTTATATGAAATGTAAAAATCATTATTTTGATTAAATAAAGTTAAAATAGCGTAAAGTCCAAAAATTGCTCTTGAGATAACAGTAGCAATTGCAGCACCTTTAACTCCCATATGAAAATAGAATATTAAAACGGGGTCAAGTATAATATTAAGTATCACAGATAATAAACCGATTATCATAGGTTTCACTGTATCTCCAAGACCAGATCTAATTGCGTTATATGAGAACATGGCAAACATTGTTGGTGAACCAATAAATATTATTTTCAAGAAAGAAGTAGAGTATAGTAGAAACTCACCTTTTGCACCCATAAATTTTAGAAGTGGGCTAGTTAGAAAAAAACCTACGACTCCAAGAAATATTGAAATCAAGAATGAAAAAGAAATAACTTGTCCAGTTACCTTTTTAGCATTTTCTAATTCATTTGCGCCTATATATTGAGATATAAGACTTGTACCAGCAATAGATACTCCCATTCCTATTGAAATCATAAAAAATATAACTGGCCAGATAAACTGAATAGATGCAATTTGTGTAGTTCCAAGTTTACTTACAAAATACGTGTCAGTAAGATTATAAATAGTTTGTATTAAATTGTTAGCCATTACAGGAAGAGCTAAAATTAGAATCATTCTGTTAATATTGCCATTTAGTATTAAATCTCTTTTGTTATTTAAACTCATTTTGCCTCCTTTCATAAATGAATTTATTGGGTTCAGAGGGAGTTTTTACTCCCACTGAATCTGATAAAACATAATCCCAGGCCTTTTTAGAGTTCTTTATCTCCCACTTTTTTAAGAAGTGGGGGTATTAGAACTCTAAGGCATAGGATAAAGAAAAATGTAAAAAATTATATGTAAAAAAAAATTTATATGATTATCTTTTGACTGAAAGTATAACATTAATAATATTATTAATCAAATTTATTTTAAAAAGGGTAGCCAGGTCTGTTTTAAAGCCAATAATATGTTATAATTTTATTAAAAGGATAGGAGGTGCTAAGTTATGGCTTTAGGGCATATTGACGAATTAGAAGGTAAAATTATTGAAAATGATGAAGTAAAAGGTGCTGTTATGAAAGTTTTAATTTCACCAGAAGAAGGTTGGGATAGTCATGTAATGAGAGTATTTGAAGTAGCTCCAAATGGATTTACTCCTAAACATACTCATGATTGGCCACATATTAATTATATAATTGAAGGTGAAGGTACTTTATTTTTAAGTGGAAAAGAGAATCCTATTAAAGCAGGTTCATATGCATATGTTCCTTCAAATGAACTTCATCAATTTAAAAATACAAGTAACAAAGCAATTAAATTTATTTGTATTGTACCAAAAGAGGGTCATTATTAAAAATAGTTGATAAATTTTTTTATTTAAGTTAAAATAATTTTTACTAGAAGATTGATTTAGATTAGTAAAGGAGAAAAAATTTGAAACTTAAACCAAGGGATATCACTAAATTAGGTATAGTTGCAGCACTCTACTTCGTTCTAACAGTATCTTTTGCTCCAATAAGTTATGGCAATATTCAGTTTAGAGTGTCAGAAGTATTAACACTATTTGCTTTTATTGATCCATTTTATATTTTGGCGTTAGTACTTGGAACATTTTTATCAAATCTATTTTCACCGCTTGGTGTGGTAGATATTATTTTTGGAACATTAGCTACATTTATAAGTGTTTATTTAATGAGCAAAACTAAAAATATTTTAGTAGCATCAGTTATTCCTGCTATTGTAAATGGTTTAATTATTGGAATTGAACTTTTCTATTTATTTAAAATTCCACTATTACTTGCAATGGGCGAAGTTGCTTTTGGAGAATTTGTTGTAGTATCAATAGTAGGTGTTACTATATTTAAATATGGAATATTAAACAATGAATATGTACTAAATATTATTAAAATCAAAAAAGATTAACTAAAAAACACCTAATATTAAGTGTCCTTGGCATAGGATTGCTTTAGTATTAGGTGTTTTTTGTAGGTAAATAATTATTTTTTAAATATTCTTAGTATAAAATAACAAGAAGCAGAAAAAATTATTATACTTGATCCTGATGGAATATTAAACGTATATGAAATAAATAAACCTATAAAAGTAAATAAGATTCCAAGTAGTATAGATAAAATCATAATATTTCTTAAATTTCTCGTAAATAATTTTGCTACTGAAGGTGGTATAGTCATTAAAGCAATTACTAAAATTATACCAACTAATTTTATAAGGGATACAATTGAAAATGACACTAATAGAAATAATCCAAAGTCAAAATAACTTGTATTTATACCGTGAATTCTAAGAAATTCATGATCGAATAGATAGCTTTCCCAGTATTTAAAAAATGGCAATATAAGAGCTGAAACGACTATAGTTGTTAATAACATTAAAGAAATATTAAATTTTGTAATAGTTAAAATATCACCAAATAAATAAGACGTCATATCAGGTGGATAGCCGGGTGCAATTGAAATAAAAAGAATTCCAAGAGACATTCCAACCGCCCATAGTATTCCAATAGCAGCATCATCTGACTTTGCATCGTTTTTTTTATGAACTAGGGTTAATCCTATGGCAGAAAGTGTAGATATTATATAAGCTCCGATTATAGGTTCGATTCCTAAAAAATAACCAAATCCTATCCCTCCGAAAGAGGTATGAGCGATTCCACCACTGAGCATAATAAGTTTCTTTTCTATAATAATAGTGCCAATAATTCCACATAAAATACTAGCAAGGATTCCTCCAATTATTGCATTTTGCATAAATTCATAAGTGAAAATTGAATTAATCATTTTTTTCCTCCTTATGAATTGATAGAACCCTATGAGGTACAGGTCCGTGCGAAATAACATCAATAGGACATCCATAAACTTCATTTAACATATTTGTTGTAAGTTTATTTTCATCATGGTAGTAGAGCTTTTTATTTAAGCATGCTATATCTTTTACATAAGAAGAGATTACATTTACATCATGAGAAACTAAAATAATTGCCTTTTCTTTATTTAATTTATGAAGTATTTCATAAATGTCTTTAGTAGATGTACTATCTAAACTTGCAGTTGGTTCATCTAAAATTAATATATCGGGATTAGTCATAAGCGCTCTTGCAATAAGAGTTTTTTGAAGCTGACCGCCGGACAGTTCATTAATATTATTATCTTTTATGTCTTCAATTCCAATTAGTTTAATAATATCCTCTGTTTTTTTATTGTCAGAATCGCTAAACTTAAAGAAAGGAATAATTTTATTTGATATTGAACCCATTTTAACGACTTCATTTACTGAAATCGGAAAGTTTTTGTCAAAATTTGAGAACTGAGGTACGTAGCCCAATTTTATTTTTGACTCTTTTTTTATAGTTCCAGAAATAGGTTTTATTAATCCTAAGATAGTTTTTAGTAAAGTAGTTTTTCCAGTACCATTTTGTCCAATAATTCCTAAAAAATCATGTTTTTTTATAGTTAGAGATACGTCATCTAAAATTATTTTATCAGAATATTTAACAGTAATATTTTTTAGTTCTAATAGAATGTCCATTTAATTTCCTTTCATAGAAGTTTCAAAAGTGTCTGCAAGGCTTTTTAAATTATTAATATAATCTTCGCTAAGTGGATTAATTTCAAGGGTTTTGCCTTTGATTTCATTAGCTATAAGTTTAGCTTGAGAGCTATCTATTTCAGCCTGATGAAATACAACTCTTATATTGTTTTCCTTTGCAAAATTAATTATTTTTTCAAGACCTTTTGGAGTTGATTCTTTTCCATTTTCTTCAATAGAAATCATATTTAAATTATATTCATCTGCAAAGTAACCAAGAGCAGGATGATAGATTATAAAAGTTTTATTAGGTAAATTATTCAGTTTTTCTTTAACATATAAATCAGCATCATTAATCTTATCAATAAATTTTTTGGCATTTTCATTATATAAATCTTTATTTTCTGGCATTAATTTTATTAAATTATCTCGAATAATTTCACTTATAAGTATATATCTTTTAGGTGACATCCAAATATGAGGATCACGTCCTGTGTGTTCATCTCCGTGAGATGAATCCACTGATGAATCAGTAGAAAAAAATACATTGTTTTTAAATGTTCTATCTGGATATTTTTCGCTAACTAATTTATTAAGATATATTATTTTAGGTGGATTTTTCATTGATTCAACTCTAGGCAAGATATTTGCAGTTTCACTAGCAACTCCAATTGAAAAATATAATTTAGAATTTTCAAGTTCTTCTAGTTCAGATGGCTTGGGTTGATAATTTGCAGGACTTGCGCCTAGAGGAATAGTAGGTATAATTCTTAGAGTATCACCAGCAATGGCTTTTACAATTGTAACTTCTGGCATAATAGCAACAGCAATTGTAGGAACATTTTCATTAAGTTTATTATTTTGCTTGCTTGGACTATTTGAACACGCACTTAAAGATAATATTAAAATCAAAATTAACGAAACTAATGTTATTTTTTTCATAAGAACCTCACTTTCTATGTATGGTAACTTGAGTATATTTTATACCCCAACATAGATAGTATAACGCAGATTGTAATGATTTCAAGAAGAAAATTAAAGTTGACAAGAAAAAAAAAGCTAGTATACTAATAAATGAGTGATTACTCACTTAATTATTGATGGTTGATTTTAGGAGCTGAGGATATGAAAACGAAAAAGAAGAAAAGCCAAATTACAGAAGATAAAATAATAGAATCCGCATTAAATTTATTTTCGGAATATGGCTATTCAGCAACACCAACGAGTATGATTGCAAAAAAAGCTGGAATTTCAGAAGGTACAATTTTTAAGTATTTTCCAAAGAAAAAAGATCTTTTGGTTTCAAGTCTTACTAGATTTATTGATAAATATGGGGAGAAACTTGTTATTTCACCACTCGAAAATAATTACCAAATACACAAAAACGAAAAATTCGAAGATTTAATTAAGGTAATTATTAAAGAAAGAATACGTTTGTTTATCAAACAAAGCGTTCCTATTAGGGTGCTACTAACCGAAGTACAATATCATGAAGAATTAAGAGAAATTGTAATAAACAAATTATCAAAAAAAATAATTTACTTTGGAACTAATATGATAGAAGATTATATAAAAAAAGGAGAATTAATTGATAAAAATTCACTTGTAATTTTTAGGAGTATTATGGGAGCAATTATGCTTATGGTTATTCAAAAGTTTACTGCACCAAATATTGGCCAAAATAATCTTAGCATGGACGAGGAAATTGATCTAATTGTGGATATCTTTTTAAATGGAATAAAGAACTCTAAGGCATCGGATAAAATATAAAAAAGAGGTGGTAAATTTGAAAAAAATCGTAATTTTATTAGTATTTATGTTAATTTTCTTAACAGGATGTGCAAAAGAAAATAGAAATTTAAGTTTTACTGGAAGTGTTGAAGCAGATGAAATTGATATTTCTTCAGAAATTTCAGGTGTAATAGATAATGTTTTTGTTAAAGACGGTGACTTAGTAAAAAAAGGTTCATCATTAATTAGACTAAATACTGAAGATATAAAAATAAAATTAGAAAAAGCAAAGCTTGCTAAAGAAATAGCCGAATTAACTTATAATGACATAAAAAATGGCAATAGTGACAATTTGATAGATAGTGCGAAATATAATGTAGAGAGTATTAATTCTGAGATAAATGGTGCAAATAAAGAAATAAAATTTCTAGAGGATAATTATAATAAAATTTTGGATTTATATAATAGTGGTGCAGAAACTAAAGTTAATCTTGACAGTGCAAAGAGAATGCTTGACAATGAAAATTCTAAAAAGAACGTTCTAATAAAAAAATATAATGCATTAAAAAAATCTTACCAAGAAGTAAAAAGTGGTTCAAATGAAGAAACGATTAATAAAGCCAAGCTTAATGTTGATTTGAAGGATTTGGAAATAAAAGACTTAGAGCAAATAGTAAAAAAATCAAATTTAACTTCGCCAATCAATGGAACCATACAAAATGTTAATTATGGAGTTGGAGAACTTATAAGTCCGGTGAAAAAAGCTATAACAGTAGTGGATTTAAAAAGTATATTTCTAAAGATATATGTTCCTGAAAAAGAGTTAAATACTATAAGCTTAGGTGAAAATGTATCATTTACTGATGAGTTTTTAAAAGGTAAACAAATATCAGGTAAAATAGTATATATTTCCTCAAAAGCTGAATTTACTCCTAAAAATATTGAATCAAAAGAAAATAAACAAGAAATGGTTTATGAAGTAAAAATTAAGATTACAGATAATAATAATATAATAAAACCCGGAATGTTTTTAGATGTAGACTTAAATGATAATAAAGAAGGACAAAATAATGACTAATATAATAGAAATTAAAAATTTAAATAAGACTTTTGGTAAACTTACTGCAGTTAATGGACTTAATTTAAGTATACCAAAAGGTTCTATTTATGGAATACTTGGACCAAATGGTGCTGGAAAATCAACAACAATTAGGATGATTTGCGGAGTTCTCACACCAACTAGCGGTGAAGGAACTATAGATGGAATTAGTATATATGATGAATCTGAGAAAATAAAAAGTAAAATTGGTTATATGTCACAAAAGTTTAGTTTGTATCAAGATTTGACTGTTCTCGAAAACATAAGATTTTTTGCGAGTTTATATGGAATAAAAGGTAAAAAAAGAGATGAAAGAATAAAACAATTAATATCAATGGCTGGATTAAATGGAAGGGAACATCAGATTACTAAAAATCTTTCTGGTGGGTGGAAACAAAGGCTAGCACTTGGCTGTGCTCTTGTTCATAAACCTGAAATACTTATACTTGATGAGCCAACAGCAGGAGTTGATCCAGTTGCTAGAAGAGTATTTTGGGAGCTTATATTTATGCTTTCAAAACAAGGAATTACTGTTTTAGTTACTACTCACTATATGGATGAAGCTGAGAGCTGTGATTATGTTTCTTTTATTTTTAATGGAAGTGTTATTGCGAAGGGGACACCTAAAGAATTAATAGAGAGTAAAAAGGTAGAGACTTTAGAAGATGTTTTTATTGGATATGTAGAAGAAATTACAGGTGAAAAAGTGAAAAGTTCATTCGAAGAAATAAAATTTTTAAGTAATAATGAAAATGAATCTAAAAGTGGAAGTGAAAATAATGAAATTTAATTTTGGAAGATTTAATAGTATTGTAGTTAAAGAATTTATTCATGTTTTTAGA includes:
- a CDS encoding metal ABC transporter permease, translating into MINSIFTYEFMQNAIIGGILASILCGIIGTIIIEKKLIMLSGGIAHTSFGGIGFGYFLGIEPIIGAYIISTLSAIGLTLVHKKNDAKSDDAAIGILWAVGMSLGILFISIAPGYPPDMTSYLFGDILTITKFNISLMLLTTIVVSALILPFFKYWESYLFDHEFLRIHGINTSYFDFGLFLLVSFSIVSLIKLVGIILVIALMTIPPSVAKLFTRNLRNIMILSILLGILFTFIGLFISYTFNIPSGSSIIIFSASCYFILRIFKK
- a CDS encoding TetR/AcrR family transcriptional regulator, with protein sequence MKTKKKKSQITEDKIIESALNLFSEYGYSATPTSMIAKKAGISEGTIFKYFPKKKDLLVSSLTRFIDKYGEKLVISPLENNYQIHKNEKFEDLIKVIIKERIRLFIKQSVPIRVLLTEVQYHEELREIVINKLSKKIIYFGTNMIEDYIKKGELIDKNSLVIFRSIMGAIMLMVIQKFTAPNIGQNNLSMDEEIDLIVDIFLNGIKNSKASDKI
- a CDS encoding ABC transporter ATP-binding protein, whose product is MTNIIEIKNLNKTFGKLTAVNGLNLSIPKGSIYGILGPNGAGKSTTIRMICGVLTPTSGEGTIDGISIYDESEKIKSKIGYMSQKFSLYQDLTVLENIRFFASLYGIKGKKRDERIKQLISMAGLNGREHQITKNLSGGWKQRLALGCALVHKPEILILDEPTAGVDPVARRVFWELIFMLSKQGITVLVTTHYMDEAESCDYVSFIFNGSVIAKGTPKELIESKKVETLEDVFIGYVEEITGEKVKSSFEEIKFLSNNENESKSGSENNEI
- a CDS encoding cupin domain-containing protein — encoded protein: MALGHIDELEGKIIENDEVKGAVMKVLISPEEGWDSHVMRVFEVAPNGFTPKHTHDWPHINYIIEGEGTLFLSGKENPIKAGSYAYVPSNELHQFKNTSNKAIKFICIVPKEGHY
- a CDS encoding MATE family efflux transporter, with the translated sequence MSLNNKRDLILNGNINRMILILALPVMANNLIQTIYNLTDTYFVSKLGTTQIASIQFIWPVIFFMISIGMGVSIAGTSLISQYIGANELENAKKVTGQVISFSFLISIFLGVVGFFLTSPLLKFMGAKGEFLLYSTSFLKIIFIGSPTMFAMFSYNAIRSGLGDTVKPMIIGLLSVILNIILDPVLIFYFHMGVKGAAIATVISRAIFGLYAILTLFNQNNDFYISYKHLLIDKSLLSKIIKIGIPSSIGQSTTAVGFMVLNIFIVSFGEATLTAFAIGNRINSLILMPAMGIGSALATIVGQNLGADNPKRAKKAVFSSTVITTAFLVLGGMILIYFASPIVKLFSSDPSVISQGTYYLILVTLSIPLMGFFQILIGTFQGSGHTLSAMIMMMGRLWALRIPMIIIFKNYTNLGTNSVWYAMILSNLIICIVGYIIYKTGKWQRKKIK
- a CDS encoding metal ABC transporter solute-binding protein, Zn/Mn family, giving the protein MKKITLVSLILILILSLSACSNSPSKQNNKLNENVPTIAVAIMPEVTIVKAIAGDTLRIIPTIPLGASPANYQPKPSELEELENSKLYFSIGVASETANILPRVESMKNPPKIIYLNKLVSEKYPDRTFKNNVFFSTDSSVDSSHGDEHTGRDPHIWMSPKRYILISEIIRDNLIKLMPENKDLYNENAKKFIDKINDADLYVKEKLNNLPNKTFIIYHPALGYFADEYNLNMISIEENGKESTPKGLEKIINFAKENNIRVVFHQAEIDSSQAKLIANEIKGKTLEINPLSEDYINNLKSLADTFETSMKGN
- a CDS encoding HlyD family secretion protein, producing the protein MKKIVILLVFMLIFLTGCAKENRNLSFTGSVEADEIDISSEISGVIDNVFVKDGDLVKKGSSLIRLNTEDIKIKLEKAKLAKEIAELTYNDIKNGNSDNLIDSAKYNVESINSEINGANKEIKFLEDNYNKILDLYNSGAETKVNLDSAKRMLDNENSKKNVLIKKYNALKKSYQEVKSGSNEETINKAKLNVDLKDLEIKDLEQIVKKSNLTSPINGTIQNVNYGVGELISPVKKAITVVDLKSIFLKIYVPEKELNTISLGENVSFTDEFLKGKQISGKIVYISSKAEFTPKNIESKENKQEMVYEVKIKITDNNNIIKPGMFLDVDLNDNKEGQNND
- a CDS encoding QueT transporter family protein → MKLKPRDITKLGIVAALYFVLTVSFAPISYGNIQFRVSEVLTLFAFIDPFYILALVLGTFLSNLFSPLGVVDIIFGTLATFISVYLMSKTKNILVASVIPAIVNGLIIGIELFYLFKIPLLLAMGEVAFGEFVVVSIVGVTIFKYGILNNEYVLNIIKIKKD
- the argH gene encoding argininosuccinate lyase, which gives rise to MKMWGGRFSEESSNLLEIFNESISFDKEMYKEDIEGSIAHAKMLNKIGIFNEKELSLVVNALDKIKDEILLGKTKFSTKLEDIHMNIEYLLTKEVGELGKKLHTARSRNDQVALDVKMYTRKQTEMIIKKIIKLQKKIIKISEKNYDVILPGYTHLQRAQPITLAFYFMTYFNMLKRDYERFSNSLERLATMPLGSGALSGTPYNSDRFFLSKELGFDMPSENALDSVSDRDFIVEFQSNSSMLMMHLSRLSEEMILWASSEFAFIEISDKYSTGSSIMPQKKNPDAFELIRGKTGRVYGNLFSILTVMKGLPLAYNKDMQEDKESLFDTSKTITIVLEVLEDMISEIKFNKEKMLSSVKDGYLNATDLADYLVTKGLEFRNAHSVSGNLVKYSIENNKRLEELTIKEFKSISEIIEEDVYEYINVEKSVNRKISYGGSGKKSVEKSIENAKEWLNKLY
- a CDS encoding metal ABC transporter ATP-binding protein; translated protein: MDILLELKNITVKYSDKIILDDVSLTIKKHDFLGIIGQNGTGKTTLLKTILGLIKPISGTIKKESKIKLGYVPQFSNFDKNFPISVNEVVKMGSISNKIIPFFKFSDSDNKKTEDIIKLIGIEDIKDNNINELSGGQLQKTLIARALMTNPDILILDEPTASLDSTSTKDIYEILHKLNKEKAIILVSHDVNVISSYVKDIACLNKKLYYHDENKLTTNMLNEVYGCPIDVISHGPVPHRVLSIHKEEKND